From Nicotiana tabacum cultivar K326 chromosome 15, ASM71507v2, whole genome shotgun sequence, the proteins below share one genomic window:
- the LOC107776603 gene encoding LOW QUALITY PROTEIN: UDP-glycosyltransferase 75C1 (The sequence of the model RefSeq protein was modified relative to this genomic sequence to represent the inferred CDS: inserted 1 base in 1 codon; substituted 3 bases at 3 genomic stop codons), whose amino-acid sequence MSQLRKYGSETVKNIILTCSEKGRPITCLLYSMXPSHSKKTQDVGXFLIPSSAKGSLCIAIPPFKELIDTLDAEINPKILVNTFDELEPEALKAIENYKFYGIEPLIPSAFLDGNNPLDSSFACGMPVVAFPQWIDQMTNAKQIEDVWKSGVRVNVNEDGVVESEXTEKMHWIGNGWRKKGEELRKNAKKLKELAREAVXEGGSPHKNLKAFIDEVAKGQGNINPCIQFSKRLVKLGVNVTFSTSLTAFNRITNLPTIEGLTFSPFSDGFDGNFKGSTNNFHEFNKSFRTNGSEFVTDLVKTRKNQGNPFKRIIYTTLTGWVGLLAKSINVPSTFLWIQPATVLDIYYYFFNGYEDTIKNCPKDKFLELHGLPLLSPRDLPSFVFADSNDWTLLSMKDHVELINSEINQRVLVNTFDALESDALSVLKNVNMVGIGPLIPSAFLDGNDSSDTSFGADMRQDSRDYIEWLDSKAKESVVYVAFGSYSMIPNQLMEEIAQGLVLCKRPFLWVIREGLNGEKPFENLSCKEELEELGKTVPWCSQVEVLQHPSLACFLTHCGWNSTIESLTSGVPVVACPLWTDQLCNAKLIQDVWKTGVRVNANNEGVIERNEFERCIEIVVGDGEKREELTNNAKKWKELAKDAMKEDGSSNVNLKAYVHEVLLGE is encoded by the exons AAAACTCAAGATGTTGGTTGATTTTTAATTCCCTCAAGTGCAAAAGGAAGTCTTTGTATTGCAATTCCTCCTTTCAAGGAATTAATAGACACATTAGATGCTGAAATCAACCCTAAaattcttgtgaatacatttgaTGAATTGGAACCTGAGGCACTCAAAGCTATAGAAAATTACAAGTTTTATGGAATTGAACCATTGATTCCTTCTGCTTTTTTGGATGGAAATAACCCTTTGGATTCTTCTTTTG CTTGTGGAATGCCGGTCGTGGCATTTCCTCAATGGATAGATCAAATGACAAatgctaaacaaattgaagatgTGTGGAAGAGTGGAGTGAGGGTAAATGTGAATGAAGATGGTGTTGTGGAAAGTGAATAAACTGAAAAGATGCATTGGATTGGTAATGGATGGAGGAAAAAAGGAGAAGAATTAAGAAAGAATGCtaagaaattgaaagaattggCTAGAGAAGCTG AAGAAGGTGGATCTCCACACAAGAATTTAAAGGCTTTTATTGATGAGGTTGCTAAAG GACAAGGAAACATTAATCCATGCATTCAATTTTCCAAACGTTTAGTCAAATTAGGAGTGAATGTCACATTTTCCACAAGTCTAACAGCTTTCAATCGCATCACAAATCTTCCAACTATAGAAGGATTAACATTTTCTCCTTTCTCTGATGGTTTTGATGGCAACTTCAAAGGGTCTACGAATAACTTCCACGAGTTCAATAAATCGTTCAGGACTAATGGTTCTGAATTTGTGACCGATTTGGTCAAAACCAGGAAAAATCAGGGGAACCCCTTTAAACGTATTATTTACACGACCTTGACTGGTTGGGTTGGTTTACTAGCCAAGAGCATAAACGTTCCATCGACGTTTCTTTGGATTCAACCAGCCACAGTTTTGGATATTTACTACTATTTTTTCAACGGTTATGAGGATACTATCAAGAATTGTCCAAAGGATAAATTTTTAGAGCTTCATGGGCTGCCTTTGTTATCCCCTCGCGATTTGCCTTCATTTGTGTTTGCTGATTCAAATGATTGGACATTATTGTCAATGAAAGATCATGTCGAGTTGATTAATAGCGAGATAAACCAAAGGGTGCTTGTGAATACTTTTGATGCTTTAGAATCTGATGCTTTGAGTGTTTTAAAGAATGTGAATATGGTTGGAATTGGCCCTTTAATTCCTTCAGCTTTTCTTGATGGAAATGATAGTTCTGATACTTCATTTGGAGCTGATATGAGACAGGATTCAAGGGATTATATTGAGTGGTTGGATTCTAAGGCTAAAGAATCTGTAGTATATGTAGCATTTGGTAGCTATTCTATGATACCAAATCAACTTATGGAAGAGATTGCTCAAGGATTAGTATTGTGTAAAAGGCCTTTTTTGTGGGTAATTAGAGAGGGACTAAATGGTGAAAAACCATTTGAAAATTTGAGTTGCAAAGAGGAATTGGAAGAGTTAGGGAAAACTGTTCCTTGGTGTTCACAAGTGGAGGTTTTACAACATCCTTCTTTGGCTTGTTTCTTGACTCATTGTGGATGGAATTCGACTATTGAGAGCTTGACTTCGGGGGTGCCAGTTGTGGCATGTCCACTCTGGACCGATCAATTATGCAATGCGAAGCTTATTCAAGATGTTTGGAAGACGGGAGTCAGGGTAAACGCCAATAATGAAGGCGTTATTGAGAGGAATGAGTTCGAGAGGTGTATAGAGATTGTGGTAGGAGATGGGGAAAAAAGGGAAGAATTGACAAACAATGCTAAGAAGTGGAAGGAATTGGCTAAGGATGCTATGAAAGAAGATGGTTCTTCTAATGTCAATCTCAAGGCTTATGTTCATGAGGTTTTGCTTGGTGAATAA